In Fundidesulfovibrio terrae, a genomic segment contains:
- a CDS encoding methyl-accepting chemotaxis protein, whose product MSGQLPDEDGRILEAARICARELDGLCRGFLESFHSCERDFLRLGDALHGFNATASDVSRRCAELAELTSGEAVSSATSKLSSHLEHMVAACAGSTVGREVAGLETIASVGGKLSENMRDFTRLVKHLSMLGISTRIESARLGSQGLGFSTLADDVEKLAGKIESSSERISSRAIELTKQCHEASKSIVEMENTRKNYSHSAMELLEADLDALDKLRESSNRTAAEISDEAASLVSSVSEAVLSMQFHDIIRQQLEHVAEATSEVRSMAAAGPQTAAGHDARDWEELAGWMRSVLTLQHSQLDNAHGRFSQAMESLCSSLRDIAGRVGNMASKAGGLGSGDAGQRGILGQIEQEIRSIAQALKDYATLETRMSAVMGEVGGSIREMASSVSEIEEVGSEIELIALNASVRAAHTGEEGKALGVLASAIQKLSVDARSQTDKIAALLASVDAGSLDVEAIAGASVDAKTFESSIAELDAEMANLKALDEHVAQAALSVQKEASRLSSDIEATVSSLDFQQGLLSAMAAAEDRLKELSGELGAVLPKDLVVTHSPQLREMLERYTMDAERLVHEDVLGIAPGQQAVLDGGDYGDNVELF is encoded by the coding sequence ATGTCCGGTCAGTTGCCGGATGAAGACGGCCGCATCCTGGAAGCGGCAAGAATATGCGCCAGAGAGCTCGACGGCTTGTGCCGCGGGTTTCTGGAGTCCTTTCATTCGTGCGAGCGGGATTTCCTCCGCCTCGGCGATGCCCTGCACGGTTTCAACGCCACCGCCTCCGACGTTTCGCGCCGTTGCGCCGAACTGGCCGAGCTGACTTCCGGCGAGGCGGTGTCTTCGGCCACGTCCAAGCTGAGTTCCCATCTGGAGCACATGGTCGCCGCCTGCGCCGGCAGCACCGTGGGGCGAGAGGTAGCCGGACTGGAAACCATCGCCTCGGTTGGCGGCAAACTTTCAGAAAATATGCGTGACTTCACCCGGCTGGTGAAGCACCTCTCCATGCTTGGCATCTCCACGCGCATCGAGAGCGCCCGACTGGGAAGCCAGGGGCTCGGCTTCAGCACTTTGGCCGACGATGTGGAGAAACTGGCGGGCAAGATCGAAAGTTCCTCGGAAAGGATATCGAGCCGGGCCATCGAGTTGACCAAGCAATGCCACGAGGCGTCCAAGAGCATCGTGGAGATGGAGAACACCCGGAAAAACTACTCCCATTCGGCAATGGAACTTCTCGAGGCCGACCTCGACGCCCTGGACAAGCTGCGCGAATCGTCGAACCGGACAGCGGCCGAGATTTCGGACGAGGCCGCCAGCCTGGTGTCCAGCGTGTCCGAGGCGGTGCTCTCCATGCAATTCCATGACATCATCCGCCAGCAGCTCGAACACGTTGCGGAAGCGACCTCCGAAGTTAGGTCCATGGCTGCGGCCGGCCCGCAGACCGCAGCCGGACACGACGCCAGGGACTGGGAGGAGCTGGCCGGCTGGATGCGGAGCGTGCTCACGTTGCAGCACTCGCAGTTGGACAACGCGCACGGACGCTTCTCCCAGGCTATGGAGTCGCTGTGCTCGAGCCTGCGCGACATAGCCGGCCGCGTGGGCAACATGGCCTCCAAGGCGGGCGGGTTGGGCTCCGGTGATGCCGGCCAGCGCGGGATACTCGGCCAGATCGAGCAGGAGATCCGCAGCATCGCCCAGGCGCTCAAGGACTACGCCACGCTGGAGACGCGGATGTCCGCAGTCATGGGCGAGGTGGGAGGCTCCATCCGGGAAATGGCTTCTTCGGTGTCCGAGATCGAGGAGGTCGGCTCGGAGATCGAGCTCATCGCCCTGAACGCCTCCGTGCGGGCCGCGCACACCGGCGAGGAGGGCAAGGCCTTGGGCGTGCTGGCCTCGGCCATCCAGAAGCTCTCCGTGGACGCCAGGAGCCAGACCGACAAGATCGCCGCGCTGCTCGCCTCGGTGGACGCCGGCTCCCTGGACGTGGAAGCCATCGCCGGGGCCTCGGTGGACGCGAAAACTTTCGAATCCTCGATTGCGGAGCTGGACGCCGAGATGGCCAACCTCAAGGCTTTGGACGAGCACGTGGCCCAGGCCGCCCTGTCGGTTCAGAAGGAGGCGTCCCGCCTCTCCTCCGACATCGAGGCCACTGTGTCGTCTCTGGATTTCCAGCAGGGCCTGCTCTCGGCCATGGCGGCGGCGGAAGACAGGCTGAAGGAACTTTCCGGGGAACTGGGCGCCGTTTTGCCCAAGGACCTCGTGGTGACGCATTCCCCCCAGCTGCGTGAGATGCTCGAGCGCTACACCATGGACGCCGAGCGCCTGGTGCACGAGGACGTGCTGGGGATCGCCCCTGGGCAGCAGGCCGTCCTGGACGGCGGGGACTACGGCGACAATGTGGAATTGTTCTGA
- a CDS encoding DUF6976 family protein, with product MEQSILGIAETKAKILEGRTLLLAGDENALRKLPKGNWIGGTIPYFITRPLGGLASRSMVHVTDVTDAVAAFEIIRYDHGSLSRVFTDGAEHGFSFIVLPARSIAHLAFALNAPGYNDFGVRPLVGWISGVHLDDLGEVTPKVFNGQTGAMFSEGGLVLHADLAPGKVANVGIVNLFEQGDGDVLTFPVDGFSAREVLVNGVKEDFASYIRRNELDTRLPLVANYYGVMVNTSFQGIDDAEGEVTFYAPVFKGLQYKHAKPVEDYETAFKNRLEAEGQVAEDRVAFSCNCILNYLYSGLEGKRTEPFVGPITFGEIAYQLLNQTLVFLEVGDV from the coding sequence ATGGAACAGAGTATCCTGGGCATCGCGGAAACCAAGGCCAAGATTCTCGAGGGCCGGACACTGCTCCTCGCCGGCGACGAAAACGCCCTGCGAAAACTGCCCAAGGGCAACTGGATAGGCGGCACCATCCCGTATTTCATCACCCGCCCCCTGGGAGGGCTGGCCTCCAGGTCCATGGTCCACGTCACGGACGTCACGGACGCGGTGGCAGCTTTCGAGATCATCCGCTACGACCATGGGAGCCTCTCGCGGGTGTTCACGGACGGCGCGGAGCACGGCTTCAGCTTCATCGTCCTGCCGGCCCGGAGCATCGCCCACCTGGCCTTCGCCCTGAACGCCCCCGGCTACAACGATTTCGGCGTGCGCCCCCTGGTGGGCTGGATTTCCGGTGTCCATCTGGACGACCTGGGCGAGGTCACGCCCAAGGTGTTCAACGGCCAGACAGGGGCGATGTTCAGCGAGGGAGGGCTCGTGCTCCACGCCGACCTGGCTCCCGGCAAGGTGGCCAACGTGGGCATCGTCAACCTCTTCGAGCAGGGCGACGGGGACGTCCTCACCTTCCCTGTCGACGGCTTCTCCGCCAGGGAAGTGCTGGTCAACGGCGTAAAGGAGGATTTCGCTTCCTACATCAGAAGAAACGAACTCGACACCAGGCTCCCCCTGGTGGCCAACTATTACGGGGTCATGGTCAACACCAGCTTTCAGGGGATCGACGACGCCGAGGGCGAAGTGACGTTCTACGCCCCGGTGTTCAAGGGCCTGCAATACAAGCACGCCAAGCCAGTGGAGGATTACGAGACTGCCTTCAAGAACCGCCTGGAAGCGGAGGGGCAAGTGGCGGAGGACCGCGTGGCGTTCTCCTGCAACTGCATCCTGAACTATCTGTATTCCGGGCTGGAAGGGAAAAGGACCGAGCCGTTCGTCGGCCCCATCACATTCGGTGAGATCGCCTACCAGCTTCTCAACCAGACGCTGGTGTTTCTGGAGGTAGGCGACGTCTGA
- a CDS encoding DedA family protein — protein MIGEYGYWALLIGTFLEGETILLVAGFLAHGGTLDLSFCILAAFVGSLSGDQAAFYVGRWKGKQFVDKRPAWKCRVDRVHQMLERFHEALILSFRFFYGLRNLTPFILGTTDISGIKFFLLNAVGAAIWAVSFGCAGYFFGTLVASVLKDVHHIEMILLIVVVLALLLAWFFRRRKRRKVDQACLANLAQTDQETPPEGGSRPGGSGEN, from the coding sequence GTGATCGGAGAGTACGGCTATTGGGCGCTGCTTATCGGCACCTTCCTCGAGGGCGAGACCATTCTCCTCGTGGCCGGATTCCTCGCCCATGGCGGCACGCTGGACCTCTCCTTTTGCATCCTGGCGGCCTTTGTCGGCTCCCTGTCGGGCGACCAGGCCGCGTTCTACGTGGGCAGGTGGAAGGGCAAGCAGTTCGTCGACAAGCGCCCCGCCTGGAAATGCCGGGTCGACCGGGTCCACCAGATGCTGGAGCGCTTCCACGAAGCCCTTATTCTGAGCTTCCGGTTCTTTTACGGACTGCGCAACCTGACTCCTTTCATCCTGGGCACTACGGACATCTCCGGGATTAAGTTCTTCCTGCTCAACGCCGTCGGGGCCGCCATATGGGCGGTTTCCTTCGGTTGCGCCGGCTATTTCTTCGGCACCCTGGTGGCGAGCGTGCTCAAGGACGTCCACCACATCGAGATGATCCTCCTCATCGTGGTGGTCCTCGCGCTCTTGCTGGCCTGGTTCTTTCGCCGCCGCAAACGCAGGAAGGTCGACCAGGCATGCCTGGCCAACCTGGCGCAAACCGATCAGGAAACGCCTCCGGAGGGCGGATCCCGGCCTGGCGGATCCGGAGAAAACTGA
- a CDS encoding STAS domain-containing protein, which produces MDNDTPPAATGGENQVLALSGEYGIGEISSLRQEFSDSLESTAQELRLDLAGVEKGGLLFFQLLFSLAAQARLDGKRIALDLPLPEPLRQAAGELGLTQRDFEQAFSYEVSG; this is translated from the coding sequence ATGGATAACGATACGCCCCCGGCCGCAACCGGCGGGGAAAATCAGGTGTTGGCCCTTTCCGGTGAATACGGCATCGGCGAAATCTCCTCGCTCAGGCAGGAGTTCTCCGACTCGCTGGAATCGACGGCGCAGGAATTGCGCCTGGACCTGGCCGGAGTGGAGAAGGGCGGCCTCCTCTTCTTCCAGCTGCTTTTCTCCCTGGCCGCGCAGGCGCGGCTGGACGGAAAAAGGATCGCATTGGATTTGCCCCTGCCGGAGCCGTTGCGCCAGGCCGCAGGAGAGCTGGGCTTGACCCAGAGGGATTTCGAACAGGCGTTTTCCTACGAGGTTTCAGGATGA
- a CDS encoding response regulator, which produces MKTIMTVDDSASIRQMVAFTLKNAGYAVIEAVDGKDALSKLQGKVDMVITDLNMPNMDGISLIKGVRAQAAYKFIPIVMLTTESQAGKKQEGKDAGATGWIVKPFKPEQLLAVVQKVLR; this is translated from the coding sequence ATGAAGACCATCATGACTGTGGATGATTCGGCCAGCATACGCCAGATGGTGGCGTTCACCCTCAAGAACGCCGGGTATGCGGTCATCGAGGCCGTGGATGGGAAGGACGCCTTGAGCAAGCTTCAGGGCAAGGTGGACATGGTCATCACCGACCTCAACATGCCCAACATGGACGGCATCTCCCTCATCAAGGGAGTCCGCGCCCAGGCCGCGTACAAGTTCATACCCATCGTCATGCTGACCACCGAATCCCAGGCCGGGAAGAAACAGGAAGGCAAGGACGCAGGGGCCACAGGGTGGATCGTCAAGCCCTTCAAGCCCGAACAGCTCCTGGCCGTGGTCCAGAAGGTGCTCAGATAG
- a CDS encoding helix-turn-helix domain-containing protein — protein MSNEEVTIPLEVSAIANKGRKSLARAWREHLGLTKEQVATRMGISPAALEQIEAKSARPRRATLAKVATALGIKVEQLTSSVLA, from the coding sequence ATGAGCAACGAAGAAGTGACCATCCCCCTGGAAGTTTCAGCGATCGCCAACAAGGGGCGGAAAAGCCTCGCTCGCGCTTGGCGCGAACACCTGGGTTTAACCAAGGAGCAGGTGGCCACACGGATGGGCATATCGCCTGCGGCACTGGAGCAGATTGAGGCAAAATCAGCCAGACCCCGCCGGGCTACCCTGGCCAAGGTCGCGACGGCGTTGGGCATCAAGGTGGAGCAACTGACTAGTTCGGTGCTCGCCTGA
- a CDS encoding CheR family methyltransferase has product MAMNNVSSSRAQSLPDRDFRRLSEFIYAECGIKLPPAKKTMLEARLHKRLRQLDMDSYSTYCEYLFSPSGLEAELVSLIDTVTTNTTEFFREPKHFEILTQKVLPDFIDRKGFSTPLRLWSAGCSSGEEPYTLAMVLSEFTRVNSGFRFGILATDISTQVLKRAMNATYPEEKLQHVSMDYKKRYMLKGKNRCQGLIRFNQEVRGRIDFQRLNFMEEFSFDKPKHIIFCRNVIIYFDRKTQENLLGRFCNCLEPGGHLFIGHSESITGMDLPLAPIAPTVYRRT; this is encoded by the coding sequence ATGGCCATGAACAACGTGTCCTCAAGCCGTGCCCAGTCGCTGCCGGACCGCGACTTCAGGCGCCTGTCCGAGTTCATCTACGCCGAGTGCGGCATCAAGCTTCCCCCAGCCAAGAAGACCATGCTCGAAGCCAGGCTCCACAAGAGGCTGCGCCAGCTGGACATGGACTCGTACTCCACCTACTGCGAATACCTTTTCAGCCCAAGCGGCCTGGAAGCGGAGCTCGTAAGCCTCATAGACACCGTGACCACCAACACCACGGAGTTCTTCCGCGAACCCAAGCACTTCGAAATCCTCACCCAGAAGGTGCTGCCGGATTTCATCGACCGCAAGGGGTTCTCCACGCCCTTGCGCTTGTGGAGCGCCGGCTGCTCCTCGGGCGAGGAGCCCTATACGCTGGCCATGGTGCTCTCCGAGTTCACGCGCGTGAATTCCGGTTTCCGCTTCGGCATCCTGGCCACGGACATATCCACCCAGGTGCTCAAAAGGGCCATGAACGCCACCTATCCCGAGGAAAAGCTCCAGCACGTGTCCATGGACTACAAGAAACGCTACATGCTGAAGGGCAAGAACCGCTGCCAGGGACTGATCCGGTTCAACCAGGAGGTGCGGGGGCGCATAGATTTTCAACGGCTCAACTTCATGGAGGAATTCTCCTTCGACAAACCCAAGCACATCATCTTCTGCCGCAACGTCATCATCTATTTCGACCGCAAGACCCAGGAGAACCTCCTGGGGCGGTTCTGCAACTGCCTGGAGCCGGGCGGGCACCTCTTCATAGGCCATTCCGAGAGCATCACCGGCATGGACCTGCCGCTTGCACCCATTGCTCCCACCGTCTACCGCAGAACCTGA
- a CDS encoding protein-glutamate methylesterase/protein-glutamine glutaminase, protein MNKGKIRVLVVDDSALVRQALIDVLSSDPDIEVMATASDPYQAAERIADEVPDVITLDIEMPRMDGLTFLRKIMSQHPIPVIICSTLTESGSETTLKALEYGAVEIITKPKIGTKQFLDESRIRICDAVKAAARAKLRGGLRLPAMTVAPKLSADAVLPGPTGKAMFGTTEKVVLVGASTGGTEALRVFLEALPSDCPGIAIVQHMPEKFTAAFAKRLDSICRVTVKEAQDNDTMLRGQALIAPGNKHMLLKRSGARYYVEVKDGPLVRRHRPSVDVLFRSGARYAGKNAVGVIMTGMGDDGAEGMKEMKESGAYTIAQDEASCVVFGMPQEAIKLGGVDKVMDLDAIAREVLRFCAG, encoded by the coding sequence GTGAATAAAGGCAAGATACGAGTCCTGGTGGTCGACGATTCGGCCCTGGTCCGCCAGGCTCTCATCGACGTACTCTCCTCGGATCCGGATATCGAAGTCATGGCCACGGCGTCCGACCCGTACCAGGCCGCCGAACGTATCGCCGACGAAGTCCCCGATGTCATCACCCTGGACATCGAGATGCCCCGCATGGACGGGCTCACCTTCCTCAGGAAGATCATGAGCCAGCATCCCATCCCGGTCATCATTTGCTCGACGCTGACCGAGTCCGGCTCGGAAACGACGCTCAAGGCCCTGGAATACGGCGCCGTCGAGATCATCACCAAACCCAAGATCGGGACCAAGCAGTTCCTGGACGAGTCGCGCATCCGCATCTGCGACGCCGTCAAGGCCGCCGCGCGCGCCAAGCTGCGGGGGGGCCTGCGCCTTCCGGCCATGACGGTGGCGCCCAAGCTCTCGGCGGACGCCGTCCTGCCCGGCCCAACGGGGAAAGCCATGTTCGGCACCACGGAAAAAGTCGTGCTGGTGGGAGCGTCAACCGGTGGAACCGAAGCCCTGCGGGTGTTCCTGGAGGCGCTGCCAAGCGACTGCCCCGGTATCGCCATCGTCCAGCACATGCCCGAGAAGTTCACCGCCGCCTTCGCCAAACGCCTGGACTCCATCTGCCGGGTCACGGTCAAGGAAGCCCAGGACAACGACACCATGCTGCGCGGCCAGGCTCTCATCGCGCCCGGCAACAAGCACATGCTCCTCAAACGCTCGGGGGCGCGTTACTACGTGGAGGTCAAGGACGGGCCCTTGGTCAGGCGGCACCGCCCGAGCGTGGATGTCCTGTTCCGGTCCGGGGCGCGCTACGCCGGCAAGAACGCCGTGGGGGTCATCATGACCGGCATGGGTGACGACGGAGCGGAGGGAATGAAGGAAATGAAGGAGTCCGGGGCCTACACCATCGCCCAGGACGAGGCCAGCTGCGTGGTGTTCGGCATGCCGCAGGAGGCAATCAAGCTGGGCGGCGTGGACAAGGTGATGGACCTGGACGCCATCGCCAGGGAGGTCCTGCGCTTCTGCGCGGGATAA
- a CDS encoding HD domain-containing phosphohydrolase, whose amino-acid sequence MKILVVDDERHILDSLRRGLMRRYDLTTAEGPEEGLAALHSLGPFAVVISDLAMPGMDGVKFLAKVKDISPLSVRMMLTGHGDFESSVAAVNEGNIFRFLTKPCPVDAIIRAIDAGIEQYRLVMAEKELLRGTLRGCIKVLIDILNLVSPEAFSRGERIKRLMMHVLKRIGMANPLKYELAGMLSQIGMVAVPQEIIFKRFRGMELSPEEAQIYRMHATVASTLLSQIPRMTDVVEIVGHQIDCMNASNESPLPESARLLNICLQYDDLDQLGVDKEAAIDNLRPQWAALAPELFKAFEETVFSDDGYVPRFLSFKDILPGMILRQDIFDEGNTLIMAKGQEITEIARLRLSKLRESFRLPDEINVLVPLRSE is encoded by the coding sequence ATGAAGATACTGGTCGTCGACGACGAGAGGCATATCCTCGACAGCCTGCGCCGTGGACTGATGCGCCGCTACGACCTGACCACCGCCGAGGGACCGGAGGAAGGGCTCGCCGCGCTGCATTCCCTGGGCCCCTTCGCCGTGGTCATCTCCGACTTGGCCATGCCGGGCATGGACGGAGTGAAGTTCCTGGCCAAGGTGAAGGATATCAGTCCGCTGAGCGTGCGGATGATGCTCACAGGGCATGGCGATTTCGAATCCTCCGTGGCTGCCGTCAACGAAGGCAACATCTTCCGTTTCCTCACCAAGCCTTGCCCGGTGGATGCGATCATCCGGGCCATCGACGCCGGGATAGAACAATACCGCCTGGTCATGGCCGAGAAGGAGCTCCTCCGGGGGACGTTGCGCGGCTGCATCAAGGTCCTCATCGACATCCTGAACCTGGTCAGCCCGGAGGCGTTCAGCCGGGGGGAGCGCATCAAGCGGCTCATGATGCACGTCCTCAAGCGGATCGGCATGGCCAACCCCCTGAAGTACGAGCTGGCCGGGATGCTCTCCCAGATCGGCATGGTGGCGGTGCCCCAGGAGATCATCTTCAAGCGCTTCCGGGGCATGGAGCTGAGCCCCGAGGAAGCCCAGATATACCGCATGCACGCCACCGTGGCCTCCACGCTGCTGTCCCAGATTCCGCGCATGACCGACGTGGTGGAGATCGTGGGGCACCAGATCGACTGCATGAACGCCAGCAACGAATCCCCGCTGCCAGAATCGGCCCGCCTGCTCAACATCTGCCTGCAATACGACGACCTGGACCAGCTCGGGGTCGACAAGGAGGCAGCGATCGACAACCTGCGCCCGCAATGGGCGGCCCTGGCTCCCGAACTGTTCAAGGCGTTCGAGGAGACGGTTTTCAGCGACGACGGCTACGTGCCGAGGTTCCTGTCCTTCAAGGACATCCTCCCGGGGATGATCCTGCGCCAGGACATCTTCGACGAGGGCAACACCCTGATCATGGCCAAGGGACAAGAAATAACCGAGATCGCCCGCCTGAGGCTTTCCAAGCTGCGCGAAAGCTTCAGGCTGCCCGACGAGATCAACGTACTCGTGCCGTTGCGTTCGGAATGA
- a CDS encoding class IV adenylate cyclase, producing MPRELEAKFAVESLSAVRTALQGQGAVLRKECRFERNAVFDTPGRDLKARGDLLRLRQTDKTVLTWKRPSDKPVPAGVKAMDEVETVVGDFEAMREVLHGLGYEEALWYEKCREQWVLGQALVCLDLLPFGEFVEIEGDPAMIARAADCLGLDMAKACALTYHDLFRAHLAELGLPPQDSFIFTEKQKAALQNACPIPD from the coding sequence ATGCCCAGAGAACTTGAAGCCAAATTCGCGGTGGAGTCACTGTCCGCCGTTCGGACCGCCCTGCAAGGCCAGGGCGCGGTCTTGCGCAAGGAATGCCGGTTCGAACGCAACGCGGTGTTCGACACGCCGGGTCGCGACCTCAAGGCGCGCGGCGACCTCTTGCGCCTGCGCCAGACGGACAAGACCGTGCTCACCTGGAAGCGGCCGTCCGACAAGCCCGTTCCGGCCGGGGTCAAGGCCATGGACGAGGTGGAGACCGTCGTGGGAGATTTCGAGGCCATGCGCGAGGTGCTGCACGGCCTGGGCTACGAGGAGGCCCTCTGGTACGAGAAGTGCCGTGAGCAGTGGGTTCTCGGTCAGGCCCTGGTGTGCCTGGACCTTTTGCCCTTCGGCGAATTCGTGGAGATCGAGGGCGACCCGGCCATGATCGCCAGGGCGGCGGACTGTCTGGGGCTGGATATGGCCAAGGCCTGCGCCCTGACCTACCACGACCTCTTCCGGGCGCACCTGGCGGAGCTGGGGCTGCCGCCCCAGGACAGCTTCATCTTCACGGAGAAGCAGAAGGCGGCGCTTCAGAACGCCTGCCCGATCCCGGACTAG
- a CDS encoding chemotaxis protein CheA, producing the protein MEDIHRKAFLDEAFDLLHELEAALLELEDSPEDHELVNRVFRAMHTLKGSGAMFGFDDIAQFTHEVETVFDKVRSGEAQVTKRLLDLTFEARDHVKLLLDHDGEDLSAFVPQAERILEGFRSLGSGAGAAAPEAAPAVRNVCLPETPDSTGSVFRVRLKPTPGIYATGNNPEFLLEDLKGLGPSMVFAHIEGIPPLRELDPQNCHVWWDVLLTTDVSESCIRDVFIFAEDECSYSIQGVEGTDDTELKRLGEILVDRGDITPEGVTKALSSQKRLGAILSEAGLLSDKSVETALAEQGLVKDRLEQKKGPDAASSLRVSTTKLDLLQDLVGELVIVQAQIRQLAPSLGNPLMLTLAEQLERLSDDIRDSTLAIRMLTIGTTFSTYRRLVRDLSTEMGKEIDLVTNGEETELDKTVLDHLGDALIHLLRNSIDHGVESPAEREAAGKSRRGTIRLSAEHSGGDVVIRVEDDGKGIDPDKVRKRAVERGLINPADELGLSETLELIFLPGFSTAQTVSSVSGRGVGMDVVKRVVNTMRGSIEVDSDLGRGSTITIRLPLTLAIIDGLQVKVGGQSFVMPLDAVEECVELDRALMGADSKGRIINLRGDVVPFISMREWFSLPGKGPEIEQVVVLRIEGARVGMVVDHVVGEHQTVIKSLGPAFRKLEGFSGATIQGDGTMSLILDVKRIVRMVLDKHR; encoded by the coding sequence ATGGAAGACATCCACCGCAAAGCATTCCTCGACGAGGCGTTCGACCTGCTCCATGAGCTGGAAGCGGCCCTGCTCGAGCTTGAGGACTCCCCCGAAGACCACGAACTCGTGAACCGGGTCTTCCGGGCCATGCATACCCTCAAGGGCTCCGGGGCCATGTTCGGCTTTGACGACATCGCCCAATTCACCCATGAGGTGGAGACCGTCTTCGACAAGGTCCGGTCGGGCGAGGCCCAGGTCACCAAGCGCCTGCTGGACCTGACCTTCGAGGCCAGGGATCACGTCAAGCTGCTGCTCGATCACGACGGGGAGGACCTGAGCGCTTTCGTCCCCCAGGCCGAAAGGATTCTCGAGGGCTTCAGGTCACTGGGGTCGGGCGCGGGAGCCGCCGCGCCCGAGGCCGCGCCCGCCGTCAGGAATGTCTGCCTGCCCGAGACCCCGGACAGCACGGGATCGGTCTTCAGGGTCCGCCTCAAGCCGACACCCGGCATCTACGCCACGGGCAACAATCCCGAGTTCCTGCTGGAAGACCTCAAGGGTTTGGGACCCTCCATGGTTTTCGCCCACATCGAGGGCATCCCGCCACTGCGCGAGCTCGATCCCCAGAACTGCCACGTCTGGTGGGACGTTCTGTTGACCACGGACGTCTCCGAGAGCTGCATCCGGGATGTGTTCATCTTCGCCGAGGACGAGTGCTCCTACAGCATACAGGGCGTAGAGGGCACGGACGACACCGAACTCAAGAGGCTCGGCGAGATCCTCGTGGACCGCGGCGACATCACCCCCGAGGGCGTGACCAAGGCGCTCAGCAGCCAGAAACGCCTCGGGGCCATCCTGTCCGAGGCGGGCCTTCTCTCCGACAAGAGCGTGGAAACGGCCCTGGCCGAGCAGGGACTGGTCAAGGACCGCCTGGAACAGAAAAAAGGGCCGGACGCCGCTTCCAGCCTTCGGGTGTCCACCACCAAACTCGACCTGCTGCAGGATCTGGTGGGCGAGTTGGTGATCGTGCAGGCCCAGATCCGGCAGCTGGCCCCCTCCCTGGGCAACCCCCTGATGCTTACCCTGGCCGAGCAGCTCGAACGCTTAAGCGACGATATCCGCGATTCCACGCTCGCCATCCGCATGTTGACCATCGGCACCACCTTCAGCACCTACCGGCGCCTGGTGCGCGACCTCTCCACGGAGATGGGCAAGGAGATCGACCTCGTCACCAACGGCGAGGAGACCGAGCTGGACAAGACCGTCCTGGATCATCTGGGGGACGCCTTGATCCACTTGCTGCGAAACAGCATCGACCACGGAGTGGAATCCCCGGCCGAGCGCGAGGCGGCGGGCAAGTCCAGGCGCGGGACCATCCGCCTGAGCGCGGAGCATTCCGGCGGCGACGTGGTCATCCGCGTGGAGGACGACGGCAAGGGCATCGACCCTGACAAAGTGCGCAAGCGGGCCGTGGAAAGAGGCCTCATCAACCCGGCCGACGAATTGGGCCTGAGCGAAACCCTCGAACTCATATTCCTGCCCGGTTTTTCCACGGCCCAGACCGTTTCCAGCGTTTCCGGGCGGGGCGTGGGCATGGACGTGGTCAAGCGCGTGGTGAACACCATGCGCGGGAGCATCGAGGTCGACTCCGATCTCGGCCGGGGCTCCACCATCACCATCCGGCTGCCCCTGACGCTTGCGATCATCGACGGCCTGCAGGTCAAGGTCGGCGGGCAGAGCTTCGTCATGCCGCTGGACGCCGTGGAGGAATGCGTCGAGCTCGACCGCGCCCTCATGGGGGCCGACTCCAAGGGGCGCATCATCAACCTGCGCGGCGATGTGGTCCCCTTCATCTCCATGCGCGAGTGGTTCAGCCTGCCCGGGAAGGGGCCGGAGATCGAACAGGTGGTGGTGCTGCGCATCGAGGGAGCGCGCGTGGGCATGGTCGTGGATCACGTGGTGGGCGAGCACCAGACCGTGATCAAGAGCCTCGGCCCGGCGTTTCGAAAGCTGGAGGGATTTTCCGGGGCAACCATCCAGGGGGATGGGACCATGTCGCTTATCCTGGACGTCAAACGCATCGTCCGGATGGTGCTGGATAAGCACAGATAA